A stretch of DNA from Vidua chalybeata isolate OUT-0048 chromosome 27, bVidCha1 merged haplotype, whole genome shotgun sequence:
CTGGCTTCTGCTTCCTGCGGGCCACCAGCCCGGCCAGCTGGGCCTTGGTGCTGAGCTTGCCCACGCTGCGCTCCCAGCTCTCCGTCCTCGGCTTcttgctctggggctgggggtcctgTGGGGCACAGCCGGGGTCAGGGGGCTCCAGCTTGGAGGGCACGTGGGGGGATTGGGGATAAAACCAGCAGAGACACGAGGGGAGCAGCCTGAGGGGGAGTTCTGCCCctgcagggatggcacaggctGGACAAACAGGGATGTGGATCTGCAAAGCTGCCCCTGGAGATCCATGTCCATAAACCCAGCCTCGGGATGGCCCTGGGATGCTGAGGAGGCAGAGAAAacaatcccaggatggtttggcttggaaggacCTTGAAACCCATACAGTGccacctttcactatcccaggttgctccaagcccagtccaacctgaccttggacacttccagccacagcttctctgggcaatctaCTCCAAAATCTCCTTAAATCCAAACCAAGCCTCCCCTGCCTCAGTTCCAGACCATTCCCCCGTGTCCTATCCCTCTCTGCCTGGATAAAAGttgttttccctctgttttaTCAGCTCCTTTCAAGGCCactgagcagccctggcagcccagggTGCCTGCAGGTGGTCTGGCCATGGAACCCGAGTGCCCCGGGCACAGGGATTAGTGCCAGGCCAGGGACCACGGCTGGGATTAACCCCAGGCACGGCAGCTTTGATCCAGCCCAGCAGACACGGGGCCCTGGGGCAGGGATTGACAGggggagagggcagggctgTTTGTTGGGATAATCCCTCCCCTCCAGGCCGGGCTCTGGGAGCTCTTTTGTTCTGCCTgaatccaaagcacagcccagggagagGTCGGCCCagcctgaagcagcagcagggcccagcAGAGCTCGTTCTTCCCGAGGAAGGGAGGATGggggcagctccatccctgcctttgTCACCAGGCACAGCCTGAAATCCCCAAGTGATCCCTGGCTCCTCTCAGCCCAGCGCGCAGGGACACGGCCTTTGGGAGCTGCTCAGGCGTGACACGAGCCCGGTGTCACCCGGAGCAGGGACACAATGGGCACACAGAGCTCCAGGACAGagcgctggggctggggaagggctgggcaggCTGTGCCTCTCTCACCTCCTGCAGGATGTCCGTGGGTTTTGTCTGGGATGTGGGATTGGGGCGGGGATTTGCCGGTTCCTCGTCAGAGTCAGAATCCACCAGGAGCCGGCGGTTCTGGGCCTGTTCCAGCATGGCCCTGCTGGGACAGAGGAGTGTTGGAGCTGGATCCATCCCACTGCCAGGCCCTGCTTGCTCCAGGGGAGCtggggccagcagcagagcctcGGGATGCCCCTTCCCAGGGCGTTCCATGGGATCAGGTTCCATCCTGAGGggtgggagcactgggatctgGAGCTTCACCCCAGAGCAGAAACTGGGTCCATGTGAGAGCCCTTCCCAGGGGACTGGACCCCCCCCCAGCAGCCCAGATCCCACagaatcccagcctggctggcttGGAAGAACCTTTCACTCCTTCTCCCTGAACACTTtgccaggacaggctgggatctcctcccacccccccaaatcctcaccCCCCTctctcagcacagcccaggcccagcctggctcatcccactcccagcccttccagccccCTCACTTCATCTCCTGCTcgtcctcctcctgctccttgcgcctctgctcctcctccagctccttgtACTGCTTCAGCATGGCCTCAAAATCCACGTTGGCCTGGCGCTGGTTgagctccttcagctcctgcaggtTCTCCAGGACCTCCATCTCCAGCTTGGAGTCCTTGGTTCGGTTCTCCAGGACCTGGGTGGGATAAGTTGGGATATttgaggcagcagagcctgacaGGAGCCTCCAACACCTCCCCACGCTGGATGAAGCACAAGAGgaccctcctcatcctcatttTTGGGTAGGACAGGAAAGTCTGAATGGCTACAGAGtcactgctgtggctggggagaGTCAGGCAGAGTGGGAGAGGTTTTCCTGCAGTCCTTGTACCTTCATGGGATTGTTgagctcctcctcttccctctccttctgcatcctcttctcctcctcctccaggagctTCTCTGCCTGGAAGTT
This window harbors:
- the YJU2 gene encoding splicing factor YJU2 isoform X3 encodes the protein MSERKVLNKYYPPDFDPAKIPKLKLPKDRQYVVRLMAPFNMRCKTCGEYIYKGKKFNARKETVQNEAYLGLPIFRFYIKCTRCLAEITFKTDPENTDYTMEHGATRNFQAEKLLEEEEKRMQKEREEEELNNPMKVLENRTKDSKLEMEVLENLQELKELNQRQANVDFEAMLKQYKELEEEQRRKEQEEDEQEMKAMLEQAQNRRLLVDSDSDEEPANPRPNPTSQTKPTDILQEDPQPQSKKPRTESWERSVGKLSTKAQLAGLVARRKQKPDPALDNGMESRGTTANTAAAAAAAAAAAATSSLGLLGAYSDSEDSASD
- the YJU2 gene encoding splicing factor YJU2 isoform X2, which translates into the protein MSERKVLNKYYPPDFDPAKIPKLKLPKDRQYVVRLMAPFNMRCKTCGEYIYKGKKFNARKETVQNEAYLGLPIFRFYIKCTRCLAEITFKTDPENTDYTMEHGATRNFQAEKLLEEEEKRMQKEREEEELNNPMKVLENRTKDSKLEMEVLENLQELKELNQRQANVDFEAMLKQYKELEEEQRRKEQEEDEQEMKAMLEQAQNRRLLVDSDSDEEPANPRPNPTSQTKPTDILQEDPQPQSKKPRTESWERSVGKLSTKAQLAGLVARRKQKPDPALDNGMESRGTTANTAAAAAAAAAAAAATSSLGLLGAYSDSEDSASD
- the YJU2 gene encoding splicing factor YJU2 isoform X1, giving the protein MSERKVLNKYYPPDFDPAKIPKLKLPKDRQYVVRLMAPFNMRCKTCGEYIYKGKKFNARKETVQNEAYLGLPIFRFYIKCTRCLAEITFKTDPENTDYTMEHGATRNFQAEKLLEEEEKRMQKEREEEELNNPMKVLENRTKDSKLEMEVLENLQELKELNQRQANVDFEAMLKQYKELEEEQRRKEQEEDEQEMKAMLEQAQNRRLLVDSDSDEEPANPRPNPTSQTKPTDILQEDPQPQSKKPRTESWERSVGKLSTKAQLAGLVARRKQKPDPALDNGMESRGTTANTGSLPAAAAAAAAAAAAAATSSLGLLGAYSDSEDSASD